One segment of Thermoanaerobacter kivui DNA contains the following:
- a CDS encoding FeoA family protein: MGENTIINLIELKENREGEIVLIKAGRAATQRLNEMGLVPGTKVKLVRKGPLRGPVELEVRNSHLVIGYGLASKIYVKIV; the protein is encoded by the coding sequence ATGGGAGAAAATACTATTATAAATCTTATAGAATTAAAGGAAAATCGTGAAGGAGAGATTGTACTAATAAAAGCAGGAAGAGCAGCTACGCAAAGGTTAAATGAAATGGGGCTTGTCCCGGGGACAAAAGTTAAGCTGGTTAGAAAAGGTCCTTTAAGGGGCCCTGTGGAATTGGAGGTCAGGAATTCTCACCTTGTGATTGGATATGGTCTTGCTTCAAAAATATATGTAAAAATCGTCTGA